The Microbacterium trichothecenolyticum sequence CAAGGCCAAGACCAAGGCGAAGAAAGACGACGACCTCGACGACGACGAGGACATCGACGACGAAGACGAGGTCGAACTCGAAGCCGACGACGCGGACGATTCCGACGACTCCGACGACGAGGCGAAGCCCGCGTCGAAGAAGTCGGACGACGACAGCGACGACGATGACGAGGCCCCCAAGCCTGCCGCCGAGGCGCTGCCCACCGGCGCGATCGTCATCTCCTCCAGCGACGAAGACGACGTTCCCGTCTACTCCGCGCAGATCACCGGCGCCACGGCCGACCCGGTCAAGGACTACCTGAAGCAGATCGGTAAGGTCCCGCTGCTGAACGCGGCCGAAAGAGGTCGAGCTCGCCATGCGCATCGAGGCGGGCCTGTTCGCCGAAGAGAAGCTGTCGAACATGTCGCCGGCGGAGAAGACGAGCCAGCTCGGTCTCGACCTGCAGTGGGTCGCCCGTGACGGACAGCGCGCGAAGAGCCACCTGCTCGGCGCCAACCTCCGCCTCGTCGTCTCGCTCGCCAAGCGCTACACCGGTCGCGGCATGCAGTTCCTCGACCTGATCCAGGAAGGCAACCTGGGCCTCATCCGTGCGGTCGAGAAGTTCGACTACACGAAGGGCTTCAAGTTCTCGACCTACGCCACCTGGTGGATCCGTCAGGCCATCACGCGCGCCATGGCCGACCAGGCCCGCACGATCCGCATCCCCGTGCACATGGTCGAGGTCATCAACAAGCTCGCGCGCGTGCAGCGCCAGATGCTGCAGGACCTCGGTCGCGAACCCACCCCAGAAGAGCTGAGCCGCGAGCTCGACATGACCCCCGAGAAGGTCATCGAGGTGCAGAAGTACGGCCGCGAGCCCATCTCGCTGCACACGCCCCTCGGTGAAGACGGCGACAGCGAGTTCGGCGACCTCATCGAAGACACCGAGGCGGTCGTCCCGGCCGACGCGGTGGGCTTCACGATGCTGCAGCGTCAGCTGGAGTCGCTCCTCGACTCGCTCAGCGAGCGTGAGGCGGGCGTCATCCGCATGCGCTTCGGCCTGGGCGACGGTCAGCCCAAGACCCTCGACCAGATCGGCGACACGTTCGGCGTCACGCGTGAGCGCATCCGCCAGATCGAGTCGAAGACGATGGCGAAGCTCCGCCACCCCAGCCGCTCGCAGTCGCTCCGGGACTACCTCGAATGAGCGGCGAGGCCAACGCCGGCAAGGCGCTCACCCGTTCCGTCGACGGCACCTCGTACGCCCGCATCCCGATCCGCACGCGGGTCGTCATGCCGGGTGACGACCTCGACGCCTTCATCCTCGAATACGCGAAGGATGCCGTGCAGCCGGGCGACCTGCTGTTCGTCACCGAGAAGATCGTCGCGATCACCCAGGGCCGCTCGTACAAGCTCGACGCGATCACGCCGCGCAAGCTCGCGCTGTTCCTTTCGAAGTACGTCACCCGCACGCCCTACGGCATCGGCCTGGGAATGCCCGAGACGATGGAGATGGCCCTGCGCGAGTGCGGAACACCCCGCATCCTGTTCGCCGCGGCCGTCTCGGCCGTGACGAAGAGCTTCGGCCGCAAGGGCGATTTCTACCGCATCGCGGGCGATAAGGCCCGCGCGATCGACGGCCCCACCAGCGGCACCATCCCGCCGTACAACCAGGCCGTCGTGCTCGGCCCGGAACGTCCGCGCGAGGTGGCCGCCCGCCTCAAGTCGCTGCTCGGCGGCGACCTGCAGGTGGCAGTGGTCGACATCAACGACCTGGGTGGCAACATCCTCGGCTCGACGCTCGACAAGGCTGGCGAGAAGCGTCTGGTCGCGATCCTGAAAGACAACCCGCTCGGCCAGGGACACGAGTCCACGCCGCTCGGCATCGTCCGCCGCGGCTGACAACGCCACGCAGAAGGCCCGCCCCGTTCACGGGCGGGCCTTCTGCGTCTGCGGCGCGCACAACTCCTGCACCGACACGCCGGGTGGACGCCCCCGCACCCGGATACGGGCGCTCACGCGGGTTGTGTGTTGCCCGGCCGCCCGCGTCACCCGTCCGCGGCGTGATCGCCGGCACAGCTCCTGCAGAGTCACCACGCATCGCGCCGTCGGCCGAGCCGGGGGCACTTCTGCGCAGGAGTCGTGCTCAGACGCGACCGCGCGCACAGCGGAAGGCCCGCCCGAACGGGACGGGCCTTCGCGGCATCCGGGATCAGAACCCGATGGCCGCCCGGTAGCGCGGCTTGTGGCCGGTGCGGATACCGGTGACGCTCGGCTTGTTCTCGTAGACGCCAGCGCCCCAGTTGCCCTCGACGAGTACCGGGCCGTCGGGGCCGACCACGATGTCCCAGCCGACGTACTGCACCTGGGGGACGACGCGCGCGACCTGGTCGACGAAGGCCTTGACCTCGTCGATCATCGGCAGCTGGAAGTCGGCGATGCGCACGCCCGAATCGGGGTGCACCTCGTGCACGTGGCCGTGCGAGTCGTATCCCGCGCCGAGGGCGTGCCCGTTCTCGTCGAGCATCGTGTAAAAG is a genomic window containing:
- a CDS encoding coenzyme F420-0:L-glutamate ligase, giving the protein MSGEANAGKALTRSVDGTSYARIPIRTRVVMPGDDLDAFILEYAKDAVQPGDLLFVTEKIVAITQGRSYKLDAITPRKLALFLSKYVTRTPYGIGLGMPETMEMALRECGTPRILFAAAVSAVTKSFGRKGDFYRIAGDKARAIDGPTSGTIPPYNQAVVLGPERPREVAARLKSLLGGDLQVAVVDINDLGGNILGSTLDKAGEKRLVAILKDNPLGQGHESTPLGIVRRG